A single Gambusia affinis linkage group LG22, SWU_Gaff_1.0, whole genome shotgun sequence DNA region contains:
- the LOC122825885 gene encoding uncharacterized protein LOC122825885: MAVQLRVILQEHRIKKLTLPTGIPNTVDNLVSIITKTFQLHGEYGLLYQDKDFDNQFFSVTSTADLYDKATVKMILKEPNITLDLHPVFESGPSSTLSSLSSVSTHPASTPETNICPEDHDASSQVSDSTSSGSSDTIILPDSCRLAAWPVPFQVPEFSRDIQLILAEANNSYHATGRHFMDARVKSAIMQEMFKERWPALFIEAQIKEEFRRITTVSLEETFMLKLDEYTPGLMQLMHAKGGAAGSKMHPLLDTLNDTQSIEEKRDAVVCCLINYFGERQEDLFHDCQECEDYTDKTMKVIVMHNIMAEEDPSDVSIVIEGNQVMEGCGRRTKACVLLMGLIYALNLDYPKQLKNTVEAFQKLFLELDGEKLLKKDHSLKNKLMQ, translated from the exons ATGGCAGTCCAGTTAAGAGTAATTTTACAAGAACACAGAATTAAGAAGTTGACACTTCCAACAGGAATTCCCAATACAGTAGACAATCTTGTTTCCATAATTACTAAAACTTTCCAATTGCATGGGGAATATGGACTACTATACCAAGACAAAGACTTTGACAATCAGTTTTTCAGTGTCACCTCAACTGCTGATTTGTATGACAAGGCCACTGTTAAAATGATCCTAAAAGAGCCTAACATCACCCTTGACCTACACCCAGTATTTGAATCAGGACCATCATCTACATTGAGCTCTTTGAGTTCTGTGAGCACCCATCCTGCAAGTACTCCTGAAACAAACATCTGCCCTGAAGATCATGATGCATCCTCACAGGTGTCCGACTCCACATCGTCAGGTTCCAGCGACACAATTATTCTGCCTGATTCATGTCGCCTTGCTGCATGGCCAGTGCCATTTCAAGTACCTGAGTTTTCCAGAGACATACAACTAATCCTTGCAGAGGCAAACAACTCATATCATGCCACTGGAAGACACTTCATGGATGCCAGAGTTAAATCAGCAATAAtgcaagaaatgtttaaagaaaggtGGCCAGCATTATTCATTGAAGCTCAG ATCAAGGAAGAGTTCAGACGTATCACGACAGTTTCTTTGGAGGAGACATTCATGCTAAAGCTTGATGAGTACACACCAGGTCTTATGCAGCTTATGCATGCTAAAGGAGGGGCTGCTGGTTCCAAGATGCACCCTCTGTTGGACACTTTAAATGAC ACACAGAGCATTGAGGAAAAAAGGGATGCAGTTGTCTGCTGCCTCATTAACTACTTTGGTGAAAGACAAGAAGATCTTTTCCATGACTGCCAG GAATGTGAGGACTACACAGACAAAACAATGAAGGTGATCGTGATGCACAACATCATGGCTGAGGAGGATCCATCAGATGTGTCGATTGTGATTGAGGGAAACCAAGTGATGGAAGGATGTGGAAGGCGAACAAAGGCATGTGTACTGCTGATGGGACTGATATATGCCCTCAACCTTGACTATCCAAAGCAGCTCAAGAACACAGTTGAAGCttttcaaaaactctttttggAACTTGATGGGGAAAAACTACTGAAGAAGGACCACAGCCTCAAAAACAAGCTCATGCAATAG
- the LOC122825889 gene encoding twitchin-like yields RSSAHTEVEDGKVVQSSPRASRLNLDNSCSLIINNITADDAGRYVCRPGSENTFDGLVFLNVLTISDADSTNEDFTLQCSLWRDEEFTSCPEKSFRWFDETGSELTGENVGYNLRRTRVCVSSLTVKNQSDTNRRFTCQLVEGNEVKVEVQYTQVHLYHRAGDEAVLPCNRPSSSDSCSSVDWIYQSNEDMIRKQEVHRGMVQSSPRSARMSLDRKCSLIINNITAEDVGRYSCGYNTDVYLNMMIISLTDSDPTKNEEITLFCSLLTFRSSGFCPDKSFLWLDETGSELTGEGDGYKYGGQFGCVSSLTVNLQSSRRFTCQFVEGNKVKIEAHYGSEGPPASSPLSFIMLTLKITGLILMVGITVGIIRTRGRKKPQKDVNVRFAVDDDSVNYENDGERSAAAALH; encoded by the exons AGAAGCTCAGCTCACACAGAGGTTGAAGATGGTAAAGTTGTTCAGAGTTCACCTCGAGCTTCCAGGTTAAATTTGGACAATAGTTGCTCTCTGATCATCAACAACATCACTGCTGATGATGCTGGAAGATACGTCTGTAGACCTGGTTCAGAAAACACCTTTGATGGTTTAgtctttctgaatgttttaaccA tttcagACGCTGATTCAACAAATGAAGATTTCACATTACAGTGTTCTCTGTGGAGAGACGAAGAATTTACTTCTTGTCCAGAGAAAAGTTTCCGCTGGTTTgatgagacaggaagtgaactgaCTGGTGAAAATGTTGGATACAACTTAAGAAGAACaagagtttgtgtttcttctctAACTGTGAAGAATCAGAGCGACACCAACAGAAGATTCACCTGCCAGCTTGTTGAAGGAAATGAAGTGAAGGTTGAAGTTCAATACACACAAg TCCATCTCTACCACAGAGCAGGAGATGAAGCTGTTCTGCCCTGTAACAGACCTTCATCATCCGACTCATGCTCCTCTGTTGACTGGATTTATCAGAGTAATGAAGACATGatcaggaaacaggaagttcataGAGGAATGGTTCAGAGTTCACCTCGTTCTGCCAGGATGAGTTTGGACAGAAAATGTTCTCTGATCATCAACAACATCACAGCTGAAGATGTTGGACGTTACAGCTGTGGATATAATACAGATGTGTATCTAAACATGATGATCA tctctCTAACAGATTCTGATCCAACAAAGAATGAAGAGATCACATTATTCTGTTCTCTGTTGACGTTCAGATCATCTGGTTTTTGTCCAGATAAAAGTTTCCTCTGGTTGgatgagacaggaagtgaactgaCTGGTGAAGGTGATGGATATAAATATGGAGGACAGTTTGGTTGTGTTTCTAGTCTGACTGTGAATcttcagagcagcagaagattCACCTGCCAGTTTGTTGAAGGAAACAAAGTGAAGATAGAAGCTCACTATGGATCTGAAG GCCCCCCCGCCTCGTCTCCTCTGAGCTTCATCATGTTGACTCTGAAGATCACAGGACTGATCCTGATGGTTGGAATCACTGTTGGtatcatcagaaccagag gaagaaaaaagccTCAGAAAGACGTTAAT gttcgTTTTGCTGTTGATGACGACTCAGTGAATTATGAAAATGATGGAGAACGTTCTGCTGCCGCCGCTCTCCACTGA